One window of Desulfovibrio subterraneus genomic DNA carries:
- a CDS encoding Na+/H+ antiporter NhaC family protein — MNTPSPNQSTSGVALLPLLLFLIIFIGTGSLLTMQGVSMAFYQLSAAVAILPAIALSLMLGKGKLDKKINIFLSGVGDINIVTMCVIYLLAGGFASVAKTIGGVDATVNMGLALVPAQLVLPGLFVISAFVSTAMGTSMGTIAAIAPIAAGVGDQTGMSAALLMGAVLGGAMFGDNLSMISDTTIAATRTQGCAMSDKFRMNVLIALPAAIATAALLTVFGDTGAASSPADWEFIRVVPYIAILALAVAGINVFVVLATGIVLCGAVGLAVQPDFTLLSFSQSIYNGFTGMHEILVLSMLVGGLGELIRHQGGLLWLLERINKLAHRAGRSNTRRSGEVSIAALVSLADVCTANNTVAIILSGGLAKEIAEDNGVDPRRSASILDIFSCIVQGLVPYAAQVLLAGSIAKISPVTVAANNWYCLILAVVSVGAIITGWPRHKK, encoded by the coding sequence ATGAACACCCCGTCACCAAATCAAAGCACCAGCGGCGTAGCGCTGCTACCGCTACTCCTCTTCCTGATCATCTTCATTGGCACAGGATCACTGCTCACCATGCAGGGCGTGAGCATGGCTTTCTATCAGCTCTCCGCTGCGGTTGCCATTCTGCCTGCCATCGCCTTGTCCCTCATGCTGGGTAAAGGTAAGCTGGATAAGAAGATCAATATTTTCCTTTCCGGTGTGGGCGACATCAACATTGTCACCATGTGTGTGATCTACCTTCTTGCGGGTGGTTTTGCATCCGTTGCCAAAACCATCGGCGGTGTTGATGCCACGGTAAACATGGGTCTTGCCCTTGTGCCTGCACAGCTGGTGCTGCCGGGGCTGTTTGTCATCTCTGCCTTTGTCTCCACCGCCATGGGCACCTCCATGGGCACCATCGCAGCCATAGCTCCCATTGCCGCAGGCGTGGGTGATCAGACAGGCATGTCCGCAGCCCTTCTCATGGGTGCGGTGCTCGGCGGGGCCATGTTCGGCGACAACCTTTCCATGATTTCAGATACCACCATCGCTGCCACCCGTACGCAGGGGTGTGCCATGAGTGACAAGTTCCGCATGAACGTGCTCATAGCCCTGCCCGCCGCCATTGCCACGGCCGCTCTTCTGACCGTTTTCGGCGATACGGGCGCAGCTTCCTCTCCGGCGGATTGGGAGTTCATCCGGGTTGTACCCTATATTGCCATTCTTGCTCTTGCCGTGGCGGGCATAAACGTCTTTGTCGTTCTTGCCACCGGCATTGTTTTGTGCGGCGCTGTGGGACTTGCCGTCCAGCCCGACTTTACCCTGCTCTCCTTCTCCCAGAGCATTTACAACGGCTTTACCGGCATGCATGAAATTCTCGTGCTCTCCATGCTCGTGGGCGGCCTCGGCGAGCTCATCCGCCATCAGGGCGGCCTGCTCTGGCTGCTTGAACGCATCAACAAGCTTGCGCACCGCGCCGGCAGAAGCAACACCCGCCGTTCCGGTGAAGTGAGCATTGCCGCACTGGTATCCCTTGCAGACGTCTGCACCGCGAACAACACCGTGGCCATCATCCTTAGCGGCGGTCTGGCAAAAGAGATTGCCGAAGACAACGGTGTTGATCCCCGCCGCAGCGCAAGCATTCTCGATATCTTCTCCTGCATCGTGCAGGGCCTTGTTCCCTATGCGGCGCAGGTGTTGCTGGCTGGCTCCATTGCCAAGATTTCTCCTGTAACCGTTGCCGCCAACAACTGGTACTGCCTGATCCTTGCGGTAGTCTCGGTCGGCGCCATCATCACCGGCTGGCCGCGCCACAAGAAATAG